A genomic region of Luteibacter aegosomatissinici contains the following coding sequences:
- a CDS encoding DUF2167 domain-containing protein — MASRIRALLRTLRKITMQNFARRLATLVALSFVAAASHAEGVNDLPWQVGPTKVQLGSHAALDVPAGYAFLGPDGTRRLDLIMHNPPGDAETYTLAPESMDWVAYFDYDDVGYVKDDEKLDADDLLKSVKEGTEESNVERRKNGWDTLTLTGWQSKPQYDSTFKSLTWAFVARNDKSHEDVVNYNARLLGRSGVMSVVLVADPAQLNTAIGDFKGAIHGFAFNPGQSYTDFQSGDRVAEYGLGALIVGGAAAVAAKKGFFAVILSALAAGWKLVLVGLAAVGTFFKRLFTRNKA, encoded by the coding sequence ATGGCGAGCCGTATTCGCGCGTTGCTGCGCACGCTCAGGAAGATCACCATGCAGAATTTCGCCCGCCGCCTCGCGACCCTGGTCGCGCTCTCGTTCGTTGCCGCCGCGTCGCATGCCGAGGGGGTCAATGATTTGCCGTGGCAAGTCGGCCCGACCAAGGTGCAGCTGGGTTCGCACGCCGCGCTGGATGTGCCGGCCGGCTACGCCTTCCTCGGCCCGGACGGCACCCGCCGCCTCGACCTGATCATGCACAACCCGCCGGGCGATGCCGAAACCTACACGCTTGCCCCGGAAAGCATGGATTGGGTGGCCTACTTCGATTACGACGATGTCGGCTATGTAAAAGACGACGAGAAGCTGGATGCGGACGACCTGCTGAAGTCGGTGAAGGAAGGCACCGAGGAAAGCAACGTGGAGCGCCGCAAGAACGGCTGGGACACGCTGACCCTGACGGGGTGGCAGTCGAAGCCGCAGTACGATTCGACATTCAAGTCGCTGACCTGGGCGTTTGTCGCGCGTAACGACAAGTCACACGAGGACGTGGTGAATTACAACGCGCGCCTGCTGGGCCGCAGCGGCGTGATGAGCGTCGTGCTCGTGGCCGATCCGGCGCAGTTGAATACCGCGATCGGTGACTTCAAGGGCGCCATCCACGGCTTTGCCTTCAATCCCGGCCAGTCGTACACCGATTTCCAGTCGGGCGATCGCGTGGCGGAGTATGGCCTCGGTGCGCTGATCGTCGGTGGTGCAGCGGCCGTGGCGGCAAAGAAGGGCTTCTTCGCGGTGATCCTCAGTGCGCTGGCGGCTGGCTGGAAGCTGGTGCTGGTCGGCCTTGCCGCCGTTGGCACGTTCTTCAAGCGCCTCTTCACCCGCAACAAGGCCTGA
- a CDS encoding J domain-containing protein, whose product MSLTDIVVIALALFIGYKFTAAMLVDSRETADAPRVPPASVKRPWHEVLNVAPDASREQIVDAYRRLIREHHPDRVANLGKEFRDLAERRASEINVAYDEALQQLG is encoded by the coding sequence ATGAGCCTCACCGATATCGTCGTCATCGCCCTGGCCTTGTTCATTGGGTACAAATTCACTGCAGCCATGCTGGTGGACTCCAGGGAGACCGCGGACGCGCCACGCGTGCCGCCAGCCTCCGTGAAACGCCCGTGGCATGAAGTGTTGAACGTGGCGCCTGACGCCAGTCGCGAACAGATCGTGGATGCCTACCGCCGCCTTATCCGAGAACACCACCCCGACCGCGTAGCGAACCTGGGCAAGGAATTCCGCGACCTGGCCGAGCGCCGGGCTTCGGAGATCAACGTGGCGTATGACGAAGCGCTTCAGCAGTTAGGCTGA
- a CDS encoding DUF2878 domain-containing protein codes for MWMRTLNFVGYQALWFALVIGAARGTTGLAITAAVLFIAIQIACGSERLSDLRRLIVALVLGTFVDGVPSLLGWWQYATPWPALPPGGAPLWILALWACFSTTISRSLQFVQGAPWLGALLGAVGGPLAYLAAAHGWQAVHFDVEPVIYIAWLAAAWAIAIPLLARRSC; via the coding sequence ATGTGGATGCGCACGCTTAACTTCGTCGGCTACCAGGCGCTATGGTTTGCGCTGGTGATAGGCGCTGCCAGGGGCACCACCGGCCTTGCTATTACAGCGGCCGTCCTGTTTATCGCCATACAGATTGCGTGCGGAAGCGAACGCCTGAGCGACTTGCGCCGGCTGATTGTCGCCCTCGTACTGGGCACATTCGTTGACGGCGTCCCTTCCCTGCTCGGCTGGTGGCAGTACGCCACGCCCTGGCCCGCGCTTCCTCCCGGTGGGGCTCCACTGTGGATACTAGCCCTGTGGGCGTGCTTCTCCACGACCATCAGCCGCTCGCTCCAGTTCGTACAGGGTGCGCCATGGCTCGGCGCACTGCTCGGCGCCGTAGGTGGCCCGCTCGCTTACCTTGCGGCCGCACATGGTTGGCAAGCCGTCCACTTCGACGTGGAACCTGTGATCTACATCGCCTGGCTCGCCGCGGCCTGGGCGATCGCTATTCCGTTGCTCGCCCGTCGATCGTGTTGA
- a CDS encoding GNAT family N-acetyltransferase, with product MASTFTVSVPRLQTERFLLREYRPEDFEAFAAHLSDPESMTHLNVSDRKLAWRVFGSHAGLWLLGGAGWWAIERKDTGELVGNVGAFFRDGMPGMELGWNTYRTFWGQGVAPEAAAAVLAYAFDVRREPRVHALINADNRASIRVAERLGLRYHADTELNGKMTGKYTRETETSPLHGGAP from the coding sequence ATGGCGTCAACGTTCACCGTTTCCGTACCACGCCTCCAGACCGAGCGCTTCCTGCTGCGCGAGTACCGCCCCGAGGATTTCGAAGCCTTCGCCGCGCACCTCTCCGATCCGGAGAGCATGACCCACCTCAATGTTTCCGACCGTAAGCTGGCTTGGCGGGTCTTTGGGTCGCACGCCGGCCTGTGGCTGTTGGGCGGTGCGGGCTGGTGGGCTATAGAACGGAAGGACACCGGCGAGCTGGTTGGCAACGTGGGTGCGTTTTTCCGCGATGGCATGCCGGGCATGGAGCTCGGCTGGAACACGTACCGCACCTTCTGGGGTCAAGGCGTGGCGCCTGAAGCCGCCGCGGCCGTGCTTGCGTACGCGTTCGATGTCCGCCGCGAACCGAGGGTGCATGCGTTAATCAATGCTGACAACCGCGCCTCGATTCGCGTCGCGGAGCGCCTCGGCCTGCGCTACCACGCCGATACCGAATTGAATGGCAAGATGACGGGCAAGTACACGCGTGAGACGGAGACATCTCCACTCCACGGAGGTGCGCCATGA